The Armatimonadota bacterium genome window below encodes:
- the rpsS gene encoding 30S ribosomal protein S19: MARSLKKGYFVDDHLIEKVDKMNEANEKKLIKTWSRRSTIIPDMIGHTFAVHDGRKHVPVFVTENMIGHKLGEFAPTRTYKGHQGGIPERGVKIR; this comes from the coding sequence ATGGCAAGAAGCTTAAAGAAAGGATATTTCGTGGACGATCACCTTATCGAGAAGGTCGATAAGATGAACGAAGCGAATGAGAAGAAACTTATCAAAACATGGAGCCGACGATCGACGATCATCCCAGACATGATCGGACACACGTTCGCGGTTCACGACGGACGCAAGCACGTTCCAGTCTTTGTTACCGAAAACATGATCGGTCACAAGCTGGGAGAGTTTGCTCCTACCCGAACGTATAAGGGCCACCAAGGCGGTATCCCTGAGCGAGGAGTGAAGATTCGATAA
- the rplB gene encoding 50S ribosomal protein L2, producing MPVRKLKPTSPGRRHQAVSTYAEITKIRPEKSLTVGLRKSGGRNSYGRVTSVNVGGGNKRRYRIIDFKRIKDGVEATVAAIEYDPNRTCRIALLHYNDGTKAYILAPRHLVVGAKVSSGTEADILPGNCLPLKNIPLGTLVHNIEFHPGKGGQMVRSAGTSAQVMAKEGNYVTLRLPSGEMRMVHNTCRATVGEVGNAEHENESLGKAGKSRNLGRKPHVRGVVKSPRDHPHGGGEAKSPVGRKKGPVDRWGNKSLGERTRSNKKTDKLIVRRRYGK from the coding sequence ATGCCAGTACGAAAGCTTAAACCAACATCGCCAGGACGACGCCATCAGGCGGTTTCGACCTACGCGGAAATTACAAAGATTCGTCCGGAGAAGTCGCTGACCGTTGGTCTTCGAAAGTCCGGTGGACGCAACAGCTACGGCCGAGTTACCAGCGTTAACGTAGGTGGCGGAAACAAGCGACGCTACCGAATCATCGACTTCAAGCGCATCAAGGATGGCGTTGAGGCAACTGTCGCGGCGATCGAATACGATCCAAACCGCACCTGCCGAATCGCGCTTCTCCACTACAACGACGGAACCAAGGCATATATCCTTGCTCCTCGCCATCTGGTAGTGGGAGCAAAGGTTTCCAGCGGAACCGAAGCGGACATTCTTCCTGGCAACTGCTTGCCGTTGAAGAACATCCCGCTCGGTACCCTTGTCCACAACATCGAGTTCCACCCTGGTAAGGGCGGTCAGATGGTGCGATCCGCCGGAACCTCCGCGCAGGTCATGGCAAAGGAAGGAAATTACGTCACTCTAAGGCTTCCTTCGGGCGAAATGCGAATGGTGCACAACACCTGCCGCGCTACGGTCGGTGAAGTCGGAAACGCAGAGCATGAGAACGAGTCGCTAGGTAAGGCTGGAAAGAGCCGAAACCTTGGCCGCAAGCCTCACGTTCGCGGTGTCGTCAAGAGCCCACGCGACCACCCACACGGTGGTGGTGAAGCGAAGTCGCCGGTTGGACGCAAGAAAGGTCCAGTCGACCGATGGGGTAACAAGTCGCTCGGTGAGCGAACTCGAAGTAACAAGAAGACGGACAAGCTCATTGTTCGCCGACGTTACGGAAAGTAA